The genomic DNA CTGTTAGAGTTCTACCAAGGACGCAGGCTtgccttctttttttaatttgctgaGCATATTCAGCTCTTAACGCTCAGGCAGCTAACATGAGCTCACAGGGTCATTTATATGAACATATTGACTTAGTTGATGAGTTGTGCTTTGCTTCTTGATCCCCTGTTTGCTGAGAGGAATTTCCACTGGGGCTTGAGAAAAGACCACAAAGCGCTCTCGGCTGAGCGACTGGTTGAGTGCAGGAGTGTTCGCACTGGCCTCTGTTGAAAGAAGTGGATCCATCTGTTCCAAAGAATGGAGCAACAGCTGATGTTTTGGCCTTGACACTGCTTTATAAGGTAAGATGTCTCCACAATGTATGCTGTGGAGGTTGGACAGTAGATTTAAGAATTGCATTGTACTGTCTGTATTGTATTGTCTGTTATAAGTCTGTTGTTAACAGTAATTATGTCAAACTTGTGATCCTCAATGGAAAGagtgataataaataaatgttgtcaTAAAATGTTAGGACAACAATTGCTGCATTTATGGAAAAGGTATAAGAATATACCACATATTTTAGATATTATGTTCACTGGCACTGCCAATATGATCTACTGAAATCAAGCAGACTTTTCAGCAGTGGTATGTCATTTACAGAATTTGTAGAACATTCATAGTTTGTTCTTGCTGTCTCAGGGGATACATGTTGATTATCAAATACAAATAACTCTTGAGGCCACTTGAGTTTTCCTACTGCAAATTCAGACAGATTAAGCCCCATGTGAGCACATTCCAGTGACCCACAGTCAGGACCATTGCAGCATGCTTGACTCAGTCTGACAAATTCCTCTTCTAATCCAGAAATTGCTGCTAGTATGTAACTGCTGCACATAATGACAAGGAGCATTTACATTATGATTATAATCCACGATTCAGTGACCAATAATGCAATTGTGTTCAGAAAGTAATTTGCATCAAGAGCACActtgaaaaaagaaatatagatGTACATATTAAAGAAGGCAATTTCAAGTCATTAGGTTTATTTTTATcaaaaaaagtaagtaaaaggACAGCATGCAGATAAATAaaacatactgtgtacataaaGTAAAAGGCCAGGATTATAAAATTAATCCATGACAAAAATAACCTCAGCTAACACCAGCACGTATGACACATCTGAATACCCACGTTTTGTCCCAGAGCTCCCTCAATGAGCCGCATTTCAACACTGGCTTTGCTGATGGGTTTATCTCTCTATATACCCACCGCTCTGCAAAGCCTGTCTGCTTCCTAACCAGCTGTAGGTCCCATAGCCTCTCAGTCTCTTCCTGGCACTGTCAGGAGCACAAAGGTTTACTCAATCACTGGTTTCCATGCATGCAACACTACGTATATGGTCACATTAGCCAAGCACAAACCCTGTTCACTCTCTGTGCATtgtctctctcacaaacacaaactctATTACTATTTTTCTTGCatatttttctgtctctcacacatcCATTGGTTAGTGCATAAGGTTTACTTTCAAAGGGGCTGCTTTATTCTATATTTGTATGTCAACACGACCAAAAGTCCCTTTTCTTAAAGAAATTAAAGTAACAACCAGCATATATTTTGTTAGTAAGGTGTTGGGCCACCATGGGTCTCCGTAACAACTTCAATACTGCTTATAAGTCTCTGAACTCTAATGAAGGAATGAGCACCATTCTTCAAAATATATTCcttcattttgtgttttgagGATGGTGGTGTAGAGAGCTGTCTAACACATCTCCCAAATGCGTTGAGTTAGGTTACGATCTGGTTACTGTGAAGGCCGTGCAGCAGCATATGATTCTCATCatttacatacataaacattacagTGAGTGCTTGTTCCATATATGGAAGCACCTACATTCATTGTGTTTCCCTACGCATTTACTCAGGTTTGTCCTTCTGTCACCCATTTGTATGGCTATACAACAATGTAGAAAAAGCTATACATTCTACTCATACACTCACATACAACATATACCAATTATACAGTAGTATTCATTTGCATTTTCTAAGCTGTGCTGTGTATATGCTGCCTAATGTCTTTAGTTGAACAACTCTTGTCACACTCTGCCTCCATTGTTGTTCTTCTATTGTGTTCATCCTAGGTATTTAGTTGAATtcctgtgtgtgaatgtgtcctTCAGGGTActtttctctcacacaaacaaactctaAACCAACCCTCCTTTGTTGAGTGCAACATTAGCAAAATGTTATTCCTCCAATTACACGTTCTGGCTGggcaaaaaataaatcaaaggaAAAATGGGGTGAACCTGTAAATGTATAAATTTCAGTGTTGTTGTTCGAGCCTGCATTCCCATCCCATGTGATTCACCTCAAAGTGGAACACACAGGGTAAACATAATTACTTTTCTTGTAGTATATGAACTGTGGCATTAATGCAAACATATTAACAGGCCAACAACATGACTTTAATTTGAAAGGTCTCAACGTGACATTGTGTGACACAGAATGAATTCTCTGCACGCTTGACAAGTTTGTTTAAAGAGAAAATGATGCCTCCATTTGTTACAATCTCACTTTTATTAACTGTAATAGCTACATCGAGCTTTATACCAGCGGAACTGAGAGCAGTGCACTCGGTGTATCATGATTAAAAAACTGAATTACACTGAGTGGTGTATAAAATGAGTCGATAAGCCCGTTCCCAATGCCTTCTGAAACAATAGGCCTACGCATATAAGCTATTGTTTGCTGTTAAGGAATAATCAAAAATGTACCAGGCAAGCAAGGCAGATAACCATGTTAGGAGAGTCATCATCAGCTGAGCTGAGCAGCAGAAGgccacagagaaagagagcgaaagAGAATTATTTTCAGTGCTGATGGGTGGGAATGAACATGGCTCTAAGCATGGAATAAATGATGAAAGGATGAAGTGAAAATTGCGATACTGAAGTATTAGCAGAAAGactattttatataaaaatatagctgTGCTTATGTGATGAGTAGGTAAGGCTGATAATTTTGTTTCAAGTTGCCTTTGAAGTGGACTTCCCTATTATATCATGTATGGTGTGTGCAGTCTTGTTAAAATCAAAAGCTGCAGTGATctaatgtaaaatatatgtatttttcagTTGTGAACTGACAATTGAGAACTGAGAAGACAACTGGTCGATGTCAGTGGGTGTCTACAGTTGGAAATTCCCAAGCCTATCGACACCGAACATCAATGAGGTAAACAGCTCTGGGTTTACTTTTTGTTTACCCAAGGACTTATGACTGGGAAGTTACTAAACACTGTTTCTGCAAATACTGGGTGGATACACTGCTGCACTCTGTGATCAGTCACTGTACTGTAAATGGTATTTGTTACTTGAAGATGCAAATGGTTTTGCCTGAAGGAAGAAGATGTACATGCTTGTTGAACaaaatgcatttcttttttgtaattatTGTTCTATGCCAGAGTAATTTCACTCTCATCACTGTCaactgtttgtttgtattttgatgCAATTTTTTGCTGGTCATACTTTATGTTTATGTTGATCTGATTATGTTGTTGCCACTGGGGGATTCTGTTTGATGTATTTTGATCTTGATTATAATGCTATGCTGGTCATACTTTTGGGGATGACAGGATAGTCTTGATGTATGCTTTTTATCGCTGTGCTGATGATTAGTTTATGTACctcttattatttatatataatactattattattattattattattattagttactttctatacttttgttttgtttggatTTATCTATGTTGTTTTGGTTGTACTGCTGCAACAATCAAATTTTCCCGCTGGGGGTCAACAAAGGAGGCTTTTTATGTTTGTTCATTGATGGAGTGCTGCTGAGTCTGTGATACTCTGACTAATGTTAgttcatgtttgctttatgttgCACTCTATGCTGCAAAGCCAATTGCCCTTGGAGGAAAAACAAAGTTGAAAGTTGAAGTTAAAAATACATATTCTGTAAAAGCTCCATGTCTGAGTATGAAACAAAATAGTGTTTCCTCCATAATTATATGATGTTTGATCTCTGATCTAATTAGGTGATGTCTTCAGATTTCCTTTACTCTAGTTTACAATAGTGATCAAGCAAGAGACAAAATTACTCATTAAGCCAAATTATATTTGTGTATAGCTCTCCTGATATTTGGGTCTTGGGGATGTGAGCCAACACAAGACCTGTTTGAGAAATATGTGTAATTGTTTGCCCTTCaaatagagagagaagaaaaatgtcaaaaatcagCAATATAACCTGTGTACAAAAGCAGCAGGAAAGTGGGTATAACTTAAGTATCCACTGTGTGTTCAAAGTCTGTTTTTTAACTGAAATAGAAATACAGGACTACTACTGTAgtggtttttttttcaggagaCAAATCTGGattgttgttttaaaatgtcatgGATAATTTGTCCCCAAGTGCTGCCCATCAAGTTACACATTCTCATGGCAACAGCAACAGATCAAGAAACAAGTGGAGCAGGGGAGCAGATAATAAGTCCCTCTAACCACATCACACTGGCTAATATCTTGGTATTTGCAGCCTTTCTTGGTTTCATTTCAGTTACAGAATCTTTTAGTTTGCAGAGGAGTCGACTACGCACTTTGATCACTCTGATatgaagcttttttttcttttctctgtcttttcaTAGGCCTCAAGTAAGGGTATCACTGCTTCACTGCACAGGAATGTCCTGTCATGGGGTGTGTGGCGGGGgcaagaggagaaggagagtgTGCCTCTTCGAGCAATAACACACTCAGACTGCAGATAGTGGATCTTACAGTGGAGTTTCCAACCTGTTCAAGGCTGCAAGTGTCCCAGATGAGGTGGGAAGAAGTCCAAAGTCAACATTTTCTCTCATCACCATCGCAGCCCAGAGGATTTTGCCATCACTTTCCACCCCACAGGACCCTGTGTATCCATTCACTCCAACACAACCTGTGAAGGAATCAATTCCACCAAAACTACCAGAAACTTTTGGAGAAAGAGCCTCATCCATACTGAGCACAATGAGAGTCTCAAACTGCCAACCGGACGTGTGCAGACAGAATCCTACCATCGTGAGGCTAAATGAGTTCAGACAGGCCTACTCACCAGCTGATGCATTGGCAATGAAGGATCAAGGAAAGAGGAAAGTACAACTTGTACAATGCAGACTGAGCTACACAGAGAGCGACAGGAAGCAGGAAGAGTTAGGTGGCACATTAACAAACCTATCCTCACAGCCCTTCTTCCGGTCTTGTGTCCATCTTGAGGTGCCACTGAGGTCCACCAGCTCTGTTGTGTTTTTGGACAAGTCCCTTTCCATTTCCCTTGTGGAACTAGAGGGAAGAAGAGCAGATCAACCAATCTTGTACAGGTCCACCGTGTCTGTTCGCCTTGGTGTCTCAtcctgctgcagatcctctacAGAAAACAAACCAGCCAAAAGTAATGAGGGCTACGCGAGGCCCAGAGTGGCCATGTTGGGCCGAAACAAACGCAATGGCCGCGAGAGTGGTTTGGGTCACTGCAGAACCCCTCTATCAAAGCCCAGGGACCACAAGGTCGAGCAAATAGCACCCACTCATGATGTTAACAGCAAGGCTGATGATTCAGACATGCAGCGCCATAAAACTACTTTGGGATTATTGTCATTCAGAGGGCCAAGCCCCTCAAACACAAAGGCTGGCAGGCAGAAGGGGAATGCAGATGAGGCAGCCTTCCCTATCACTAGCAAGTTCAGGCACAGGCAGCACACTTCCAATACTGCCCCAGGTATGAATTTCATCCCCTTGCTTAAGAAGTGAAAGTCTAAAGTACCTATGCAATTGATCTGTATATTGCTTTCAGTGGCCCGCATAATCTTAAAATATTTTAGATTATATCTCATTTCCCAGACGTAACAGTAAGCTGAATGCGGTGCCAAGGTGGTCTTAGCTCTTTCATTCACTCTGCCTCTCGTCTTTTGATTTAGACCTCAATCATTGTTAATAGAACCACACATACACTCCTACTGTACATTCACATTGTTTAAGATGAATCCCAactggtgcacacacacactcagcacaACTGCAGCTTTACATAAAGAACAAACACTTTATCCTCCTCTGACTTCCAAACCCTTCAATATAAAATCCTAAATTATGAACTGTGACTGTATAGCGGGTAGAATAGACTGAATTTGCATGATTTCTCCAGGTCTCTTGGTACATAAGTTATGAGATCAATGTTATATGAGAGCTGTAATAAGAAATGTAATTTGGTTTATGCTACGGAGGAGCTTCCTGTTTAATTGTTGATGGAACTCTCTTCAAGGTGAAAGTGTAGAACTACCACAAAATACTAGTCCCAAAGCAACA from Sander lucioperca isolate FBNREF2018 chromosome 15, SLUC_FBN_1.2, whole genome shotgun sequence includes the following:
- the LOC116055484 gene encoding uncharacterized protein LOC116055484 yields the protein MRVSNCQPDVCRQNPTIVRLNEFRQAYSPADALAMKDQGKRKVQLVQCRLSYTESDRKQEELGGTLTNLSSQPFFRSCVHLEVPLRSTSSVVFLDKSLSISLVELEGRRADQPILYRSTVSVRLGVSSCCRSSTENKPAKSNEGYARPRVAMLGRNKRNGRESGLGHCRTPLSKPRDHKVEQIAPTHDVNSKADDSDMQRHKTTLGLLSFRGPSPSNTKAGRQKGNADEAAFPITSKFRHRQHTSNTAPVDSRTWSKQARNDKTEERQEHDCSSEPQKVSNKTCHSRPKADSLEGTLKTLSLKEALELFRPDFISRSQGRVRRLEQKARRRRTAQDSNPDLVQSLREDRGKQKKNCTTPDPLSDNLFKPGERSISDREMQLRSRRIYNKLPEVTKKKEEEKKRAVSQINRLRVDVFKKRLLDQILQR